A window of Phragmites australis chromosome 15, lpPhrAust1.1, whole genome shotgun sequence genomic DNA:
TGTAGAACAACACTCTGCACAGCTCGGCTAAAACAATACACTCTGCATAGCtcgaaaacaaaagaaaaatggaacaCGACTCTGCAGATACGACGCACGTAATTAAGTGCATGTAGTCGATCAAAATTGCACGCACATTTCCAATGCGCTAACCATCCAAGCCCTCCAGCCTAGAGCTGGATGGATCTACGACCTCAAGGATCGGCGCAGGCCTGACGTAGGTGAACCCCGCGAAGTTGCTGTGCCCGCCGGAGGCGGGGGTGGTCACCGGGGAGTCCAGCACGGGCGTCCTCGTCCAGCACTCGTCGAAGTTGGCAATGCAGGTCAGGCCTGCGACGTTCGGCCGGAAGCTCGGCTGCATCTGCCGGGCCTCCAGCTTCCTCCAGTTGATCGGCTTGAACCACTTATGGTTCTTTATCTCGTCGCTGCCGCCGGGGCCGCTGCCCAGCCGCTTGTTGGCTTCTTTGTGCAGCAGCTGCAAAAATGAAGCGGCTTAAGCACGTCAGCTGGAAACAGCGCAATGCTTCTACCAACAATGAGACCAAGACAAACAAATGTAAAAAAGCTTACGCCTTTCAACAGGGAATGAGCTTCGCTAGACAAAAACGGAGGAAGCTTCAGTTTCTCTTTCACAATCTTCTGCTGAACTTTGTCCCTGTTCCCAACATATGGGGCCTGCAGTGTGTTGCAAAAAGCAGAATGATCAGCCACGAAAGCAAACGAGATGGCAACATCTGCCATGCAAGAGCTCTCTGATGAGAAGATTGCCGTCTCAAGCAACTCACCTTGCCCGTAAGCATTTCAAAGAGGAGAATTCCCACGCTCCACCAGTCCGCAGCCTTATCATGCCCCCGGCCGAGAATAATTTCCGGGGCCATATACTCAAGAGTACCACACATCGAGTTGGATCTGGTATCCTCACGGAACTCTTTTGCAAGGCCAAAGTCAGTGAGCATGGCCTAGAGAAGCAAGACAAAGATATATCAACCAATATTTTGAAGTGACAAACAGAGATCATTGGTTTGCCGAAAAGGATTCTTACATGGCCATCAGCACCAAGAAGGATGTTTTCGGGCTTGAGATCTCTATGCATAATTCCGTTGGCATGAAGATGGGCGACAGCAGATACAATTTCTGCAGTATAGATTCGTGCAAGTTCCTCCCTGTTAAGTAAAAACTGTTTAGTTTCAGTGCCAGGGCTACTGTCTTTAGACAAACAAAACTGCTAGTAAGGAATGGAAACAACCTAAATAATCCTTGCTTGTAGAGCTGGAAGAAGAGATGCCCTCCATTTATGAAGTCCAGGACAAGGTAAAGTCGATATCTTGTCTGCACAGGAAGAACATTGAAATTGAAAATTTGTACTAGTATTTCACCAAACTTAATAACATACCTAAATCCATTCTTCAGAACAGTGAATAAGAAGACGAGAGTGTGCACACAAACAGTTTACCTGAAATGAGTACCTCAGCTGCACTATGAAAGGGTGGTCCACTTTTGTCAATATCTCTCTCTCAGCTTTCATGTACTCGGCATGGTTATTTTCCAGGATTTTATCCTTCCTCATAACTTTCATTGCATATATCTCTgaagtccttttctttctcaCCTGAAATACTTTGCCAAATGCCCCTTGGCCAACAAGCTTCAAGATTTCGAAGTCATCAAGCCCAACACCCTCATTCTCCGTTGTAGCATTATCAAACTCTTCATCACTGAGCTGCCCTAgattcctttccttttcttccaaGGGGTAGGTTACAAGTTCTGATGATCCCTCTGTTTTTTCTAGAGTAAGCTTGCTCAGCTGCAAGGGCCGGATAACAAGCGATGTTGGACCAACAAGAGAATGGGATCGCTTGATGATGACAACAGGATCATTGTAAACCTCTTCATTGGACTCGACAAAAGCTTCAGGGCTTTCTGGACAAAGAACACAAAGGCCTGTTGGCGTCTGGACTGGGGTGGAACCGAAAACATCTGAGAAATCATACTCGACATTTTCAGTGGAGACGACATCCAGGGGACCCATTGGGAGAAGTATTTTTGCCGGACAGAGGTTGGGACCCTGTTCAAGGGTTGCAGTCAGAGAGGATGTTTGAGAAGAAACCATCTTTCAAAGACCTAGGCAGGCAATGGTGGTGGCTCCCAGGACAAGGTTCTGCACTGACTGAAGCTAAAGACTTTATGCTACAGTAAAATCTAAAGTAGGCTCCCTGCGAATAAAGTCCCTGATCAAATGGAAGTTTCCACCAGGAATTCCCAAGTATCCTGCGAAGAGGCAGCGAAGAGGCAGAGCAAGAAGATGCTGCTGTTCCCTATTGAATAAGATGATGCCAGTGTTTTTTCGGAACTCATGAAGCTGAAGTTGCCTAAGCTGCAGACAAAATGGATATTTTGTTAGCCCTTACCTCTTATGTGAAGAGGACCAAAAAGGAGAGCGAATccgtaagaaaaaaaattagacacggATACCCTGAGTGAAATTGGCTGTAGCTCTGACCAAAATAATTCTTTTGCAGACGCTACAAGCACAAGTTAAAAATCCTAGCCAGTTCGGTctcaccaaaaaaaaatcctagctAGTTCTTGGATTTACTTTTCTTACTAGCATTTTAACATTCTCTCAAACTATACATTATGGACACATCTGAATGATGCTAAAAAGTTAAAGCAGAAATAGGCATACTGTCCAGCAAAAAATGCTAAAGGAAAATTCTCTGAAATCTCAAGGATGAATGCTGGTCGGTTAGCCATTGCAACTCGTCACAGTTGACAACGCATGAGTCGGCACTGGTCACACAACACATTAAAAACTCCAGTGCTCAATCAACAAGCAAACGGGGTAACTATACAGTTTTGCGGCTTAATTAAGGCACAAAATCAAGAATGCTACAACACAAACCTGAAGCTTTGGAACACAGCAGTGAACCACCAATTCCCAAAATTGAGCTCTAAAAATTTAGAATAGAGGCACAGACCCTGCTTTTATAGAAAGCAACAAATCATAAGAGTTATTGCTTTCTAAAAGAGCAGGACATATGGTTGTAGTCTAAACTTTTACTCCAAATCCTCCAATCCTTTATCCTGGCCATATTCTGCTGGTCAGCACCTCGAATCAGCCGTGTAACAGCTAGTACTCGTCCACACCAATTCAGAGTTTGAGATCCCGGCTGCCAACAACTCCTAATTAAGCCCAAAATCACGTAACGGCTTGAGCAAACGATTGACAAATCAATTGGATTAGCAACTGCATCCTGAGCAGGGTCCAGTTGCATCCAGCTAACCCGCACGGGTAACAAGCACACGTTCTTCTCCCCAGCTCCACCACATCGAAATCGTCACAGCGCAAGCAATCAACCACCCAGGAAACAACAAGAGCTTCACCGGGGAACGATAGAGGGAACCAATCGAGCGAACGAACCCAGATCAAATCGCAGGATCGACCTGTTCGTTTCCCGCAACTTGCTGCGCCGGTGAATTGCAATCTCAGATACGAAGTAAACCAGGAACAGCGTGGGAAATTCCGGGAGACCTTTGGCCGACGGCAGAGGAAAGGGGTACCGGCGAGATCAGTTCCGCTCCGCCCTCCTCCGTTGGCGGGGGCGGGTGGCGAGGAGGAAGGGGAAAGCGGAAAGGGGACGggactagggatgaaaacggaaaaTCCCGTTCCGTCCCGGTTGCGTTTTTTTTCCAGTtcgttttcgttttttttttccctgttTCCGTCTATCCTATTTTTATTTTCGTCCGactgagaaaatatgaaagtgaaaacagTAAAAGATTTTTCTAACCGTTTTCATCCGTTTTCACTCTTACACTCACTTATATTTTTAGTTGAGATTTATCATTTATGTTTATTATATACTCAAGTATCGAGTTAAGGTTTATGTGATTCTTTTTTAAAGAGTACAAAATATGACGTATATAACTCACTTATATCACACTCACGCCTAACACACGCACACGCGTGTATATCCTAAGCATACATGTTACAGATATATTCTCGCTAAACGGGCACGTGTGTGCATACCCCTAACTACTAAGGAAAAACCCCCGATGAGGCTCGTGCGTCGATTCTAGAGATCGAATCCACGACTGGCCGTCCCTGTCAGTCTGCCACTGGGAGTGAACCAACCGAGCTACTGCTCGATCCTAAGGCTTATGTTGTTGTATCTccgtatcttgtattgtttgagtcaaatattgataaaaaagtatatatcatgtgaatcgaaaaatcatatcacattttttttacttttaatgCGACTTGCTGATTGGATTAGTTTattaaacttattaattcagTATTATCTGAAGATAATattaaacttatacatgttgatatgtcttgatggttctgtaggtcggtgtttccattttgtgttttttaatcCTGATCGATACTCACATTTTCCcgatcggattggttcgttttcaaccctccgattatgtccgatcgtttttgttttttcccgtTCCCGTCTATCCTGTTTTCTTTTCCGTCCggcagagaaaatatgaaagtgaaaatggttagagagttttcccgaccgtttccgtccgttttcatccctagacAGGACCGGGTGTCTTCCATAAAAAAGGTTTTGTGTCTCATAAAAACCGTAGATTACAGATAGATTTG
This region includes:
- the LOC133892715 gene encoding serine/threonine-protein kinase AtPK1/AtPK6-like, producing the protein MVSSQTSSLTATLEQGPNLCPAKILLPMGPLDVVSTENVEYDFSDVFGSTPVQTPTGLCVLCPESPEAFVESNEEVYNDPVVIIKRSHSLVGPTSLVIRPLQLSKLTLEKTEGSSELVTYPLEEKERNLGQLSDEEFDNATTENEGVGLDDFEILKLVGQGAFGKVFQVRKKRTSEIYAMKVMRKDKILENNHAEYMKAEREILTKVDHPFIVQLRYSFQTRYRLYLVLDFINGGHLFFQLYKQGLFREELARIYTAEIVSAVAHLHANGIMHRDLKPENILLGADGHAMLTDFGLAKEFREDTRSNSMCGTLEYMAPEIILGRGHDKAADWWSVGILLFEMLTGKAPYVGNRDKVQQKIVKEKLKLPPFLSSEAHSLLKGLLHKEANKRLGSGPGGSDEIKNHKWFKPINWRKLEARQMQPSFRPNVAGLTCIANFDECWTRTPVLDSPVTTPASGGHSNFAGFTYVRPAPILEVVDPSSSRLEGLDG